The following are encoded together in the Parabacteroides chongii genome:
- a CDS encoding glycoside hydrolase family 130 protein, which produces MKISFQNRIEVLRNKQKALLERENLLVVEDNGIITRYAYPVVTANHIPLEWRYDLNPDTNLYCLERIGVNACMNSGAIKWKDKYLLMVRVEGWDRKSFFAIAESPNGVDNFRFWERPVNLPDIDPEETNVYDMRLTAHEDGWIYGIFCSERHDPAAAPGDLSSAVAKAGIVRTKDLIDWERLPDLKSKSQQRNVVLHPEFVDGKYALYTRPQDGFIDAGSGGGIGWSLIDDITNASILSEQIIDKRHYHTIKEVKNGEGPHPIKTPAGWLHLAHGVRGCAAGLRYVLYLYMTSLEDPTKVIAQPGGYFMAPVGEERTGDVSNVLFSNGWIADEDGKVFIYYASSDTRMHVAVSNIQVLVDYCLNTPPDGLRSAASVARINELIDKNKQYKRE; this is translated from the coding sequence ATGAAAATTAGTTTTCAAAATAGAATTGAAGTTCTGCGTAATAAGCAGAAAGCTCTGTTGGAAAGGGAAAATCTGCTCGTAGTTGAAGATAATGGAATAATAACCCGCTATGCTTACCCAGTTGTAACAGCGAATCATATCCCATTAGAATGGAGATATGACCTAAATCCGGATACCAACCTATACTGTCTAGAGCGTATCGGGGTAAATGCCTGTATGAACTCCGGGGCGATAAAGTGGAAGGATAAGTATCTATTGATGGTCCGTGTAGAGGGTTGGGACCGTAAATCATTCTTTGCCATTGCCGAGAGTCCGAATGGGGTGGACAACTTCCGGTTCTGGGAACGGCCGGTCAACCTGCCGGACATAGACCCGGAGGAGACAAACGTATATGACATGCGCCTGACCGCCCACGAAGACGGTTGGATATACGGTATCTTTTGCAGCGAGCGCCATGATCCGGCTGCCGCTCCGGGTGACTTGTCATCGGCCGTAGCAAAAGCCGGAATTGTCCGCACAAAAGACTTGATCGACTGGGAAAGGCTACCGGACCTGAAATCAAAAAGCCAGCAGCGCAATGTAGTCCTTCATCCGGAATTTGTCGACGGGAAATATGCCCTCTACACTCGCCCGCAAGACGGCTTTATCGATGCCGGAAGCGGAGGTGGCATAGGCTGGAGCCTGATCGATGATATAACGAATGCATCTATTCTCTCTGAACAAATTATAGATAAACGCCACTATCATACTATCAAAGAGGTCAAGAATGGGGAAGGACCGCATCCTATCAAGACTCCGGCGGGCTGGTTGCATCTGGCCCACGGAGTCAGGGGATGTGCTGCCGGCTTGCGTTATGTGCTTTATCTGTACATGACGTCACTGGAAGATCCGACCAAAGTTATTGCACAGCCCGGAGGCTATTTCATGGCACCTGTCGGCGAAGAACGTACGGGGGATGTCTCCAACGTATTATTCTCCAACGGCTGGATTGCCGATGAAGACGGCAAGGTATTCATCTATTATGCATCTAGTGACACGCGGATGCATGTGGCAGTTTCAAATATACAGGTATTAGTCGATTATTGTTTGAATACCCCGCCCGACGGCCTCCGGTCTGCTGCTTCTGTAGCGCGGATCAATGAGTTGATTGACAAAAACAAACAATATAAGAGGGAATAA
- a CDS encoding aryl-sulfate sulfotransferase, translated as MKLTKYLFTAIVMLTCLSGCDEEETIINTSGETSKIQTFIEEGSLLKDIAHNDNNYTLTFETGSIDIPTDIVESVNENYEKWNTVLTFNNKQEISIPTLGKNINNAIQTVKLNPSGYNPLAANIFAAFPVKGRAKIIVHGKEGSHGTIEYLFSNYGENQNLTILGLYPDYENTISIVMTDKNGNERARTQTTIKTSPLNITALPSYIKVKKALIDKMEPGMVLLNDPGASEADTSCPYMLDADGEIRWVLDWRTSPDLLHIGAQCGLHRLENGNYLVGDANNYQVAEVNILGEVVRKWDLKALGYNFHHEAVIGENGKLLVAVTKMDATLNTGQSRIYDHVIEISPNEGTITQAWDLAQILDSARYAATDPSLPGASFGQTQGNWAHHNAVQYWGDDIFASARFQGVFKYHRNGELAWIISPHKNWRPEYNKYLLKPLDKNGNEITDPQVISGEKSSPDFDWPWGQHTPVIMPNGHILVFDNGYARNYISKVFTEPGQYSRIVEYEVDETNKTVRQVWSYGSEREDCYAAAMSSVQYLPETKHVLFCPGMGNKLSNGTYGGHIIEIDPQTNEIVFEMEICTNFHRGTRLSLYPEGM; from the coding sequence ATGAAACTCACTAAATACTTATTTACAGCTATAGTAATGCTCACTTGTCTTTCAGGATGTGACGAGGAAGAAACGATTATCAATACTAGTGGAGAGACTTCAAAAATACAAACATTTATTGAAGAGGGCAGTTTGTTAAAAGACATTGCCCACAATGATAACAATTACACGCTTACTTTTGAAACCGGGAGTATAGATATCCCAACCGACATCGTAGAGTCGGTCAACGAAAACTACGAGAAATGGAACACCGTTCTGACATTTAACAACAAGCAAGAAATTTCGATTCCTACTTTAGGGAAAAATATAAATAATGCGATTCAGACAGTCAAACTGAACCCATCCGGATATAATCCTTTGGCGGCTAATATATTTGCTGCCTTTCCGGTAAAAGGCCGTGCCAAAATTATCGTTCACGGTAAAGAAGGCAGCCACGGTACCATTGAATATCTTTTCAGTAATTATGGAGAAAACCAGAATCTGACCATTTTGGGATTATATCCGGATTATGAAAATACGATTAGCATTGTTATGACAGATAAAAACGGGAATGAACGCGCCCGCACACAGACGACAATAAAAACAAGCCCGTTGAATATCACAGCACTTCCAAGTTATATTAAAGTTAAGAAGGCTTTAATCGATAAAATGGAGCCGGGAATGGTCTTACTGAATGACCCGGGAGCAAGTGAAGCCGATACTTCATGCCCTTACATGCTGGATGCTGACGGAGAGATTCGTTGGGTATTGGACTGGCGCACCTCTCCGGATCTGTTACACATCGGAGCCCAATGCGGATTACACCGGTTGGAGAATGGTAATTATCTAGTTGGAGATGCAAACAATTACCAGGTAGCCGAAGTCAATATTCTGGGTGAAGTGGTCAGAAAATGGGATTTAAAAGCATTAGGATATAACTTTCATCATGAAGCGGTCATAGGAGAAAACGGCAAATTGTTAGTAGCCGTTACAAAAATGGATGCCACCTTAAATACAGGCCAGTCACGTATCTATGACCACGTTATTGAGATAAGCCCGAATGAAGGTACAATTACTCAGGCATGGGATCTGGCACAAATACTGGATTCAGCTCGTTATGCAGCAACAGATCCATCTTTGCCGGGAGCATCTTTCGGACAGACACAAGGTAACTGGGCGCATCACAATGCTGTACAATATTGGGGCGATGATATATTCGCATCTGCCCGCTTTCAGGGTGTTTTTAAATACCATAGAAATGGTGAATTAGCATGGATCATCAGTCCGCATAAAAACTGGCGTCCAGAATATAACAAGTATTTATTAAAGCCTTTAGATAAAAACGGTAATGAAATAACAGATCCACAAGTCATAAGCGGAGAAAAAAGCAGTCCGGATTTTGACTGGCCCTGGGGACAACATACACCTGTCATTATGCCGAATGGCCATATACTTGTTTTCGACAATGGTTACGCCCGCAATTATATATCAAAAGTATTCACCGAGCCTGGCCAATACAGTCGTATTGTCGAATATGAAGTTGACGAAACGAACAAGACAGTCAGACAGGTTTGGTCGTACGGAAGTGAACGGGAGGATTGTTATGCCGCTGCCATGTCGTCCGTACAATATTTACCGGAAACAAAACATGTTCTTTTCTGCCCGGGTATGGGAAACAAATTAAGCAATGGTACATATGGAGGACATATTATAGAAATTGATCCGCAAACAAATGAAATAGTTTTCGAGATGGAAATATGTACTAATTTCCATCGGGGTACTCGCCTTAGCCTTTACCCGGAAGGTATGTAA